A section of the Caldivirga sp. genome encodes:
- the truD gene encoding tRNA pseudouridine(13) synthase TruD produces MPKPTEAHLDLLVGMEYYITDCDGVGGRLRSSPEDFLVNEVLINGEVVSSSTPVSIKPRPGPYTWIIVEKRRIDTISLVITLSRRLGVKLSDISYGGLKDTGAVATQVISIRGVTPTQLVGLDLGPKVKVIASFSMDKPFTPGEIWGNQFTIVVRGISGNESVFNCVVEQVMERGLPSYYGYQRFGLRRPNSHIIGKLIIMGDFEKAVEELVAKPYPHEDDVVKKARELAGMGEYSKALELLPRSIRYLPERLVLKQLSVDPGNYMNALSKLPMNLLRLYIEAYQSYLFNKALSTRIGRGIPINKAIDGDLVVLLDEHGLPTGNVIKAEGSMVDKVNLIISKGRATVVGHLVGYRSRLNNGIQGEIELGVLRAEGVEPSDFKLSRMPKLATGGGVRWLSVKPLIHSISVEGSDAKLIFKLPKGNYATTLLREFIKPSKPELDF; encoded by the coding sequence ATGCCTAAGCCAACTGAAGCTCATTTAGACCTGTTAGTGGGTATGGAGTACTACATAACTGACTGTGATGGAGTTGGGGGTAGGTTAAGGAGCAGCCCTGAGGATTTCCTAGTTAATGAGGTTTTAATCAATGGTGAGGTTGTGTCCTCATCAACCCCAGTTAGCATTAAGCCCAGGCCTGGTCCCTATACTTGGATTATTGTGGAGAAGAGGAGAATCGATACTATTAGTCTAGTGATTACCCTCAGTAGGAGACTTGGTGTTAAGCTTAGTGATATATCCTATGGTGGATTAAAGGATACTGGGGCAGTGGCTACGCAGGTAATATCAATTAGAGGGGTTACGCCTACTCAACTAGTGGGCTTAGACCTGGGGCCTAAGGTTAAGGTAATTGCTTCCTTTTCAATGGATAAGCCTTTTACGCCTGGTGAAATATGGGGTAATCAATTCACCATAGTTGTTAGAGGTATTAGCGGTAATGAATCAGTGTTTAATTGCGTTGTTGAGCAAGTAATGGAGAGGGGGTTACCATCCTACTATGGTTACCAGAGGTTTGGGTTAAGGAGACCTAACTCGCATATTATAGGTAAATTAATTATAATGGGTGATTTTGAGAAGGCTGTTGAGGAATTGGTTGCTAAGCCATACCCTCATGAGGATGATGTTGTTAAGAAGGCTAGGGAACTGGCAGGCATGGGTGAGTACTCTAAGGCTCTTGAGTTACTACCAAGGAGCATTAGGTATCTTCCTGAGAGGCTTGTGCTTAAGCAATTATCAGTAGATCCAGGGAACTACATGAATGCCTTAAGTAAGTTACCAATGAATCTACTTAGACTATACATTGAGGCGTACCAATCATACCTCTTCAATAAGGCCTTAAGTACCCGCATTGGTAGGGGTATCCCAATAAATAAGGCTATTGACGGTGACCTAGTGGTCCTGCTTGATGAGCATGGTTTACCCACTGGTAATGTTATAAAGGCTGAGGGTTCAATGGTTGATAAGGTTAACTTAATTATAAGTAAGGGCAGGGCAACTGTGGTCGGTCACCTGGTGGGTTATAGGAGTAGGTTAAATAATGGTATTCAAGGCGAGATTGAATTAGGCGTACTTAGAGCTGAGGGTGTTGAGCCAAGTGACTTTAAGTTAAGCAGAATGCCTAAACTAGCCACTGGGGGTGGTGTTAGGTGGCTTAGTGTTAAGCCACTTATCCACTCGATATCAGTAGAGGGAAGTGACGCTAAGTTAATCTTCAAGTTACCTAAGGGTAACTATGCAACAACCCTACTTAGGGAATTCATTAAGCCCAGTAAGCCTGAATTGGATTTTTAA
- a CDS encoding DNA-directed RNA polymerase subunit N, translating to MIIPIRCWTCGRPLGHLWEPFRNRVLAGEDPGKVLDDLHVTRYCCRRTLLAHVELINQVLPYGLIEK from the coding sequence ATGATAATCCCCATTAGGTGTTGGACTTGTGGAAGACCATTGGGTCACTTATGGGAGCCATTTAGGAATAGGGTACTTGCTGGGGAGGATCCTGGAAAGGTGCTTGATGACTTACATGTAACCAGGTATTGTTGTAGAAGGACGCTGCTTGCTCATGTGGAGTTAATAAACCAGGTACTGCCGTATGGTTTAATTGAAAAATAG
- a CDS encoding 30S ribosomal protein S9, whose amino-acid sequence MRAIPFVEVQEVNGQKVVIATGKRKTAVARAVIRPGSGIVKINGVPLTIWPMEVARLKMMEPLALAGRDLVNKVDIDVTVSGGGFMGQASAVRMAIARGLVEYFQSKELLNLYMLYDSTMIKGDERRTEPKKPGLKHARSKRQKAYR is encoded by the coding sequence ATTAGGGCGATTCCATTCGTGGAGGTTCAGGAGGTTAATGGTCAGAAGGTGGTTATAGCCACAGGTAAGAGGAAGACTGCTGTAGCTAGGGCTGTAATTAGGCCTGGTTCAGGTATTGTTAAGATTAATGGTGTTCCATTGACAATATGGCCCATGGAGGTTGCTAGGCTTAAAATGATGGAGCCCCTTGCGCTTGCTGGGAGGGATCTCGTCAATAAGGTTGACATTGATGTAACAGTAAGTGGTGGTGGATTCATGGGTCAAGCATCAGCTGTTAGAATGGCAATAGCAAGGGGGCTTGTGGAATATTTCCAAAGTAAGGAATTACTTAACCTCTACATGCTCTACGATTCAACAATGATTAAGGGAGATGAGAGGAGGACTGAACCCAAGAAGCCTGGCTTAAAGCATGCCAGAAGCAAGAGACAGAAGGCATACAGGTAA
- a CDS encoding undecaprenyl-diphosphate phosphatase, translating into MNLGYVVNGIILGIVQGISEWLPISSKTQIMITSIYALHLSFNQAYALGLFLEAGTVLAALIYFRREVWGILKALALRGSRYDYMMLKYVLIITILTGLVGVPLYLTIADSIKGIGIGLPMVLLGLILISDSILITFSRLRYMPRKNLEDLRIWEVAVIGVIQGIAALPGVSRSGVTVSAMLLLGLNPEDSFKLSFISMIPAAIGASMVPILLTRHLFNTLVTDINTYTMVTAIVIAALISIALIDALLRFARGRHIALLTALLGALAILSGVVSMITGFG; encoded by the coding sequence ATGAACCTAGGCTATGTGGTTAATGGCATTATTCTAGGCATTGTACAGGGCATTAGCGAGTGGTTACCTATAAGTAGTAAGACTCAAATCATGATAACGTCAATATATGCGCTGCATTTATCCTTCAATCAAGCTTATGCCCTTGGCTTATTTCTTGAAGCAGGTACAGTACTGGCCGCATTAATCTACTTCAGACGGGAGGTTTGGGGGATATTGAAGGCCCTTGCCTTAAGAGGAAGTAGGTATGATTACATGATGCTTAAGTATGTTTTAATTATAACTATCCTAACAGGATTAGTGGGTGTTCCACTTTACTTAACAATAGCAGACTCAATTAAAGGTATTGGGATTGGGTTACCCATGGTTTTACTGGGTTTAATACTAATATCAGACTCAATACTAATAACGTTCTCAAGGCTTAGATACATGCCTAGGAAGAACCTGGAGGATTTAAGAATATGGGAGGTTGCGGTAATAGGTGTAATACAAGGTATTGCTGCATTACCCGGAGTGAGCAGATCAGGTGTAACAGTGTCGGCAATGCTCCTACTTGGCCTTAACCCTGAGGATTCATTTAAATTATCCTTCATATCAATGATACCTGCTGCAATAGGGGCATCAATGGTTCCCATACTGCTCACAAGACACCTATTTAACACGCTGGTAACTGACATTAACACGTACACGATGGTTACGGCAATAGTTATTGCTGCATTAATCAGCATTGCATTAATAGATGCCTTACTCAGGTTCGCTAGGGGGAGGCACATAGCCTTATTAACAGCACTACTGGGTGCATTAGCCATATTAAGTGGGGTAGTAAGTATGATAACCGGCTTCGGCTAA
- a CDS encoding SRPBCC family protein, translating to MIRLTIEMNANASPEAIWRIISNVQNMPKYWYLHRDVKVLEKAGSYLRVLINLALPKPFSKEEALVRVSGQELMIIFNFIKGPLRGKHIIKVTNGNIVSTWAVNTSFPLLIFKSWIIKRLRDATINALTSLINDAVNLNYNHN from the coding sequence ATGATAAGGCTGACTATTGAAATGAACGCTAATGCATCGCCTGAGGCTATTTGGAGAATCATTAGTAATGTTCAGAATATGCCGAAGTACTGGTACCTACATAGGGATGTGAAGGTACTTGAGAAGGCGGGTTCGTACCTAAGAGTACTGATTAACTTAGCCTTACCGAAGCCATTCAGTAAGGAAGAGGCCTTAGTTAGGGTATCTGGTCAGGAATTAATGATCATATTTAACTTCATTAAGGGTCCCTTAAGGGGAAAGCACATAATTAAGGTCACTAATGGTAACATAGTGAGCACATGGGCTGTTAACACTTCCTTCCCATTGCTAATTTTTAAATCATGGATTATTAAACGCCTAAGGGATGCAACAATCAATGCATTAACCAGTTTAATTAATGATGCAGTAAACTTAAACTACAACCATAATTAA
- a CDS encoding metallophosphoesterase yields the protein MLITLVIIVISVTAAVLIFYMLINDSPWLTNGGLTIGSIRLNSDSMLVVSDLHVDANSSDLSIISELVKRSGVGVMVIAGDLFDRRIKVNDREFRVMLRWLIQKLKLSGNNGKLTLIYVRSESSHDPEVENSKPIKITRFSNVLVISVPRVIKVNFPNCSHAVYVTHGDYTVSDGLLAGLINIVSLSLLKLPIVELMTRSLLNVTNDDWVIIGHTHLPVIDSKLKVANPGSWKGIFFTKPYNGYIIVKCVNGRLIVKSSRVKSSI from the coding sequence ATGCTGATAACCTTAGTAATAATTGTGATTTCAGTAACCGCAGCAGTGCTGATATTCTACATGTTGATTAATGATTCGCCATGGTTAACTAATGGTGGATTAACAATAGGTAGCATTAGATTAAACTCCGACTCAATGCTAGTAGTTTCAGATCTACATGTGGATGCTAATTCAAGTGACTTATCAATAATCAGTGAATTAGTTAAGAGAAGCGGAGTAGGGGTTATGGTTATTGCTGGTGATTTATTTGACCGTAGGATTAAGGTTAATGATCGTGAGTTTAGAGTAATGCTTCGCTGGCTTATTCAAAAATTAAAGTTAAGCGGCAATAACGGTAAGTTAACATTAATTTACGTGAGAAGCGAGTCCTCGCATGATCCTGAAGTTGAGAATAGTAAACCCATTAAAATCACTAGGTTCAGTAACGTGTTAGTAATATCCGTACCTAGGGTTATTAAGGTGAATTTCCCAAATTGCAGCCACGCAGTTTACGTAACCCATGGTGACTACACGGTAAGTGATGGCTTATTAGCTGGCTTAATTAACATAGTTTCCTTGAGCTTGCTTAAGTTACCTATTGTGGAATTAATGACTAGGAGTTTACTGAATGTTACCAATGATGATTGGGTAATCATTGGACACACTCATCTACCAGTCATTGATAGTAAACTTAAGGTTGCTAATCCAGGTTCATGGAAGGGCATTTTCTTTACTAAACCATACAATGGGTATATAATAGTTAAGTGCGTTAACGGGAGGCTAATCGTTAAGTCAAGTAGAGTGAAGTCAAGTATCTGA